ACTAGTTGTGGTGGTGGCGATCGCAGCTTGATTGATTTGCTCAAGCTTAGAGGTTTCAGATGCGGTGTGGTTTGAATTATGGGGAATGGCGACGATCGTCTGGGTAGGATTAATCAGGCTGGCGATCGATTGCTGGGCTAACCACTCGTTATATTCCGGTGGCAAACTCAGTTGATATTCAGCCAGGGTATTTGACTCTAATTGGTCTAAGTCTAAGGAGTCGAGGCGATCGCCATGCTCCAACGAAACTAATTCATAAAATGGGTCGGCATTATTTTCATATTCAGCCAAAGTCTCTGGCCACAAATACTCCTGCACCACCACCGGACAGGGCGGCGATGGCTTCGCGCCGGAGATCGCACAGATCGGCTTTTTCACCATTTCGCGCGGTGGTGAGAATGGTTGGGGCTGCTGATTTTTATACTTACCGCTTTCATATAAATGCATCATAATGCGTTGCCACAGGGGCGCAGCACCACTCACCCCAGACACCTGCCGCATTGGTTCACCATTAAAATTACCCACCCAGGTGGCCACGGTGTAATCCTGGCTAAACCCAACTGTCCAGGTATCGCGGAAATTAGAGGACGTGCCAGTTTTGACCGCTGCCGGGAAGGGCAGATCCAGGGCAGAATTAGTGCCAAATGAACTAACCCTGGCATGGCGATCGCTGAGCATGTTCACAATCAGTGCCCAGGTATCTGGGGCTATGGGCAATTCGGGCTGATCGATGGACTGAGCGGCTTGATTATTAATATTCTTAATCGATCGATTTGTTGACTGATTTAACTGGTTCAACCGATTCAATCCAAGGCGATCGATATTCTGCCCAGACCTGTGGTGATTGCGGCGATTGTTGTGGCGATTACTATTGCGATCGTTACTAGTCTCATCACTATGATCAGCACTTTGATCAGACTGATGCATCACTGCCGACAGGGGGAGTGGTTCGCCTAACCGTGCCATCGTGACATAAGCACCAGCCAACTGCCACAGACTCACCTCACCACTCCCCAAACTCAAGCCCAGACCATAGTAATTTGCTGGCCGATCGAGGTCTTTAAAACCCAATTGCTGCAATCGAGCCAGAAAATTAGCCACCCCCACCTTTTCCAAAACCCTGACCGCCGGAATATTTAAAGAATTAGCCAGGGCAGAACGAACCCGCACTGGCCCTAGGAAATTACCGCTATAGTCGATCGGGTTATAGAGCCTGGCTCCAGGGATCGCATAGTAGGCGGGGACATCGGCCAGGATTGTGTTTGGTTGAATCAGGCGTTTTTCCAATGCCAATTGATATAAAAACGGCTTCAGGGTTGAACCCGGTTGTCGCAGTGCCTGCACGCCATCATTGCGGCCACGTCTAGCCTGAGCAAAATAATCGGTCGATCCAGCATAGGCCAGCACTTCGCCAGTGTGATTATCGATCGCCAGAGCCGCAGCATGGCTCACATTTTGCGCCGTCAGGGAGGCGACAATTTGCTGGATTTGAGCGGTGGTAAATTCTTGCAGTTCTCGATCGATCGTGGTGTGAATCGGGATCGCTGGATTGGCAGGCAGGCGATCGGCCAACCAAAACAAAAAATGAGGCGCGGCCATAATGCCCTGTTGGTCAAGGGGTTGAAATACCACCTGTTCGCGGGCAACCCGATCGGCAAGGTCGGGGGCAATATAATGATCTGCGACCATCCGATCTAAAATATAGCGCTGCCTTTGTTTGAGTCGATCGCCAATTTTCGCTTGCCCCTGTGCAGTATAGGGATCAAGACGCACCGGATCATTGGGCAATGCCGCCAGGATTGTAGCCTGAGCCAGATTTAGCTCACTGGCTGGTAAGCCAAAATATAATCTTGCCGCCGCTTCCACGCCATAAACATTGCCGCCCATCGGCAAGCGATTGATATAGGCTTGCAAAATATCCGGTTTGCTCATGCCTGCGGCCAAACGCCAGGCTAGCCAGATTTCCTTTAGTTTATTGTTCAGGTTGCGATCGGGATGGTCAGATAACAATCGTGCCAATTGCATCGTAATCGTTGAAGCACCGCTAATAATCCGCCTTGCCCGGATCGCGGTGATTGTGGCTCTGGCGATCGCCCTGAGATCTACGGCACCATGCTGATAAAAACGCTTGTCCTCAGCAGCAATAATTGCATTGATAAAATTAGGCGCAACCCGATCGAGGTCCACAACCGCAGTATGTTCTTGATCGCGGGTCAAGATCGTGCCCAGTGGCAAACCATTACGATCGACAAATTCCAGGGCAGTTTGATTTTGGGTAATATCCTTGGCTTTAATTGGCGCTAGGTAGGGTAGCGATCGCACCAGGAAAAACAACGCCACCAGAGAAACCAACAATCGGGCACTGAAGCGAGCAAACTTTTGACGGCGCGATCGCTTGCCCTTTATCCGCATTAGCCTGCCAATGGATTTAATTAACCTGGCTAGCCGCCTCATTTTTAAATGACTCCCAGCATGACATAGACCTAATTAATAATCTGTCTGGATTGAATTGAATTGATTGCTCCGATCCTAAATCTGCTGATCCAATACTTGCAACACAACCATTCCCAAATTTAGCTACCCCTGGTAATGGGCATTGCAAATTAGTGCATAAGTGCTACAGATGAATAAATTAGAGTCTACTATTGCGACGTTAGCAGCAAGCAAGTTGTTGCCTAATCATTACTAAACTAATAACCGGCTAATAAGCGGTAAATTACTTCTGTTCGTTGTGCCAGGGGCAATCGCTGCCATGCTCGCTAAGCATAAATACCAAAAAGTTATTGCGACCAGAGTATAATCGCCCAAATCTGGTTTATGGTTATGTAGGCATATTTACTATTTATATGTGTAACTTGCTTAAATATTAATAACTGATATACCCCAAAATTCCGTTATTCAAATCCTGAATCGAGTCATAGGATTATTAATGCACGATATTCAATGTGTTATCGATCATTTTAGGGGGTGTCAAAGTTGGTTGTTTGGTTAAATCAGTAAACTGGCTGGAATGATTAGGATTTGGCGATCGATGCCTTTAATACCTTCCGCTAATCAATGGATCAAATTAGTAAATTCAAGGTGTGAGCAGTAATGAGCGGTTCAATTTCTAAAAACATTAGCGATCGCATTTGTAAACATATGAACGAGGATCATATAGATGCTTTGTTAATCTATGCCCAGGTTTATGGCAGTGTTGAAGATGCCTCGGCTGCCCAAATGCAGGCGATCGATAATCATGGTATGGATCTGAATGTCCAAGTTTTCGATGGTGCAGCAGTGCCAGTGCGGATTAATTTTGATCATACGCTCAGTGATGCAGAAGATGCCCATCATACCCTGATTGAAATGGTGAAGCGAGCCAGGCAATCGCCCCGATCGCCCCACCAAGCTATGAGCAAATCTAGACTCTAGCTTTTTCTGACTAGATAATAATTGTTTTGGAAATCATGCTCTAGTTTTTTGATCTCAACCTGATTAAAGCCAGCCTCTTGCAACATTTCCTGGGCTTTTTCTTCGCCCCACATTGCCCCCAAGCCATCTCCACCTGTTGCCAATGACACAGACATGCAATGCATACAGGAGATCGTGTACATAAATGGTCCTGCTGGGTTATCTAGATTGCCATCCACATGACTATGGGCATAGATGTCCTGCATCAAGAACAATCCATCAGCCTTAAGCGCTTGATTAATTTTGGCTAGCACCAGATCTGGCTTGGCCTGGTCATGGATTGCATCAAAAGCAGTAATCAAATCAAACTGCTCCACCGCTTCGATCGCTGCTGCATCCTTAACCTGGAATTGAATATTAGTTAGTCCTAATTCTCTGGCCTTACAGACAGCAGCTTCGATCGTTTCGCGGGAAATGTCATAACCCACAAAGCGACTATTGGGGAACAGGGCTGCCATTTTGTTGAGGGCGCGGCCACTACCACAACCTACATCCATCACCTCAATCCCTGCCTCAAGAGCCTCCACCAGACCAGGCACCAACGGCAGGATCGCCTCCTCTAGGGCTGATACCACCGTTTGTTCGCTATCCTCTGCCATCACCTCATGGAAACGGCCATAGGCCGAGTAGGGAACACCACCACCCTGTTTAAAGCATTCCACGATTTTATCTTCCACACTGCCCAGCACCGCAATATATTGGGCAAATGCGGCTATGTTGTTGGGGGAGGCGGCTCTGGTCAGAAC
The sequence above is a segment of the Pseudanabaena sp. PCC 7367 genome. Coding sequences within it:
- a CDS encoding class I SAM-dependent methyltransferase, which encodes MTTQTVKLEKNSPEADFDESRTDAFAQRMMDMINGGSIAMMTSIGHRTGLFDVMANFPPVTTLQIARASGLNERYIKEWLGAMVTGGIIEYNPKAQTYFLPREHAAVLTRAASPNNIAAFAQYIAVLGSVEDKIVECFKQGGGVPYSAYGRFHEVMAEDSEQTVVSALEEAILPLVPGLVEALEAGIEVMDVGCGSGRALNKMAALFPNSRFVGYDISRETIEAAVCKARELGLTNIQFQVKDAAAIEAVEQFDLITAFDAIHDQAKPDLVLAKINQALKADGLFLMQDIYAHSHVDGNLDNPAGPFMYTISCMHCMSVSLATGGDGLGAMWGEEKAQEMLQEAGFNQVEIKKLEHDFQNNYYLVRKS
- a CDS encoding DUF2470 domain-containing protein, which gives rise to MSGSISKNISDRICKHMNEDHIDALLIYAQVYGSVEDASAAQMQAIDNHGMDLNVQVFDGAAVPVRINFDHTLSDAEDAHHTLIEMVKRARQSPRSPHQAMSKSRL
- a CDS encoding penicillin-binding protein 1C translates to MRIKGKRSRRQKFARFSARLLVSLVALFFLVRSLPYLAPIKAKDITQNQTALEFVDRNGLPLGTILTRDQEHTAVVDLDRVAPNFINAIIAAEDKRFYQHGAVDLRAIARATITAIRARRIISGASTITMQLARLLSDHPDRNLNNKLKEIWLAWRLAAGMSKPDILQAYINRLPMGGNVYGVEAAARLYFGLPASELNLAQATILAALPNDPVRLDPYTAQGQAKIGDRLKQRQRYILDRMVADHYIAPDLADRVAREQVVFQPLDQQGIMAAPHFLFWLADRLPANPAIPIHTTIDRELQEFTTAQIQQIVASLTAQNVSHAAALAIDNHTGEVLAYAGSTDYFAQARRGRNDGVQALRQPGSTLKPFLYQLALEKRLIQPNTILADVPAYYAIPGARLYNPIDYSGNFLGPVRVRSALANSLNIPAVRVLEKVGVANFLARLQQLGFKDLDRPANYYGLGLSLGSGEVSLWQLAGAYVTMARLGEPLPLSAVMHQSDQSADHSDETSNDRNSNRHNNRRNHHRSGQNIDRLGLNRLNQLNQSTNRSIKNINNQAAQSIDQPELPIAPDTWALIVNMLSDRHARVSSFGTNSALDLPFPAAVKTGTSSNFRDTWTVGFSQDYTVATWVGNFNGEPMRQVSGVSGAAPLWQRIMMHLYESGKYKNQQPQPFSPPREMVKKPICAISGAKPSPPCPVVVQEYLWPETLAEYENNADPFYELVSLEHGDRLDSLDLDQLESNTLAEYQLSLPPEYNEWLAQQSIASLINPTQTIVAIPHNSNHTASETSKLEQINQAAIATTTTSDRPESAELAAYPSNLKKQGLRIVSPRNDDYFVLDRIVAASYEQSQQSQQSRKSDKSEQIANRNQPDYLDQDQEQDQAQDVPAAIAAQKLEFKLARAPSQSVDWYLNGQKLATGKAQSVFWQLQPGEWQLEVASGDRRDQVSFTVELAPPPSLKRGFSIVK